A region of the Candidatus Obscuribacterales bacterium genome:
CCCTTCCTGCCATCGCAACCATCACATCCATCAATAAGCGTGATATCCGGCCGTTCCCTTCTCTGAACGGGTGAATCTGAGTAAATTCGACATGACTTCTGGCTAAGTGCTTCACCAACTTCTCCTTGGTCAGATCGCTCAATGTCTCCAAATTCAGCAGGTAGTCGGCTTCGAACTGATCGACCAGGCCTGGCAGATACCTCGCGCCGGCGAATGTGAAATCCCCTTTAGACATGTTGACGCCTCTCAGGCAGCC
Encoded here:
- a CDS encoding Fic family protein; this translates as GCLRGVNMSKGDFTFAGARYLPGLVDQFEADYLLNLETLSDLTKEKLVKHLARSHVEFTQIHPFREGNGRISRLLMDVMVAMAGREPLDYTLFTENQEFYFKSIQAGATDDYQHIERLINDTLERSSTSPAEGD